The following is a genomic window from Bacteroidota bacterium.
GAGGCCGGCCGAATGTGTTGCGTCCACGAAAACAGGAGTGGTTGGGGCATCATCTTCCGAAGATACACAGCCGGCCAGGCAACAAACGTACAGCGGTATACACCAACGCAAGACACGGTTCTGCCACTTGAACTTCAGAGACATCGGGTTACAGCAAAATGGTAGATGTAGGGGTTGGCCGTAAAATATGCATAAAATAAAAACGGCAGACCAGAAGGCCTGCCGTTTTTTTGACTTACCAGTCTTTCCTACTAGAAGGAGAGATTCAAGCCGATCCGGTTGATGTTACCAAGGATACCAAAATCGGTATAAGAGTAGTTGGCACTAAAGCCAAGTCCACCCAGATCACGCTGGAGTCCTACACCAAGGTTGATACCTTCTTCGTCTGTTGGGAAGGCATATCCGGCACGGAGTGCGAGCGTATTTGCAAGGATATACTCGCCACCAATGTTCAGGTGCTCGTAGAAATCACGCGGACGCTCAGCATCAATGGACAGCACGAAGGAGTGCATGTCTGTATTGTAATCGGTGAGGTCGAGCATGTCCATAGAGACACCAATCGTAAACGTAAGCGGCAATTCAAAAGCTTCTTGCTCGTAGGTAACTTCACTAGAGAAGTTACGCGCACTCATGGCGAAGTTTAGGCTTCTGAAACCCGTGTTGTACAATACGCCGAAGTCAACAGCAACTGTACTCTGGCTGTTGCCTTGTGTCTCTGTAGCCGAGATGGTGCTCTCGGTCAGGTCCTGGTATACGTACTTGATGTTAGCACCAACCGCAAACCGATCACTCAGTGACTTCGCGTAGCTGAAACCAGCAGATAATGCAGACGGGCTGTAATTACCGGTATCGATAAAACCAGCTTCATTCTCAGCGCGAATGGTACCGAGGAATTGGCCATAGTCTACAGCCATAACAAAAGCACCGAAGACACCAAAGGCGCCACCAGCAGGGGCGAAAGCAACACCACCGTAATTGTAGGTGATATCAGCAAACCACTGGGTCTGACCGAGTGAAACACTCAGGGGACTTTGCAGCTTGGCGAGGCCGGCCGGGTTGTAGAACATGGCTGACGCATAGCCTTCAACAGCAGTAACAGCACTACCCTGTCCAGCTGCGCGCGCATCTACCGACATCTGGAGAAACTTCATCCCGGTCTGGGCGCGTTTTTCCAGGTCCTCTTCTGGAATCTGCTGCGCCTGGCCCATCACAGAGACCGCGCAAAACAGGCTCATGAGACCAAGCAGCGTCGATCGATAAACTAAATTTTTCATAATACACCAATTTTCTTTGTTGATAGCAACGCATGAAGCGTGCGGCTCCCGACAAAGGCCGGGAGCCGGCTATTGCTATCGAATAATTGTGAACTTGCGGGTAACCTTCTCGCCGGTCTCGTTGTCCGTAATTACGGCGACATAGATTTCGCTGGCTACAGGCTGCAATGAATCTGTTTGCGCGTTCCATTCCTGGTCACCACTGCCATCATCATGAATGATCTCAGTGATCAACTCACCCATTTCGGTGAAGATTTTGATGGTACAGTTTCCAGGGATATCAAAGAACTGCAACTGGTTTTCATTGCTAAACAGCAAGCTCGCTTCGGTGTTGATGTTGTACGGGTTTGGTACAACGCGCGCGGACTCGATGGTAGCGCCAGGTGGTCTTTTCAATACAGCAGGTTCATACGTTTGCGCCCAGTAACGATTGCTCTTCAAGGCAGCTCCCGTTGGTGTATCACCAGTCGCATCCATATTCACATCACCTACAGCCTGGAGGTAATAGTAGTAGTTAATACCACGGATTACCTCGCTGTCTTCAAATGATGCGGTACTGGCCGGGAAGTCAGCTACTTTGCGGTAAACTGTTGGCCAGTCTTCATAAGCTTCGCCAGTAAGCGGGTCGAGCGGCAGGCCGTCAAAACGGTTTTGTGCGCGCCAGAGCTCCCAGCCTCCTGCAGGAGACTCTCCAGGATAAGACTCCCACTCAATGAAGATACGGTCGGTACCAGAGGTAACCGAGAACCGTGCAGGTGGCATTGGACCTTTCGGTGCATTCCAGCCAGACTCATAGTTAGCGATGATGCGGTTGAACGTCTGGAACATTGTGTCTTTTGCAGACAACGCCCATTGGTTCTTGGTCATGCGTTCAGCGCCGGTAAACAGGGTATTGTAATCATATGCAGCGTCGCTGATGACACCGTCACCATTGGCATCAAATTCAAAGGTTGCACTTTCGTCGCCCTGGGCGCGTTTGTACGCCTGCCCAACGGCCACAGCAGCCTGATCGCTGATACCACCAATACCTTCACCCATGATGATGCGAACATCTTCGCCAGGGCCGAGGGTATACGGGCCAAAACCTTCACCAAAGGCAAAGCCGTCACCGCCTCTACCGAGTGTAGGATCACCGAGTGGTGTATCAAATGCACCTGCAGGCTCTACAAGGTCAGCATGGTGCGGATACACGCGGCCTTCTGTGATGAGTTCATACTCAAACTCCATTTTGGCCAGATCGGTGTGTTCGTTCAAGTGTGTACGCTCATCACCAGTCCAGATGTAGTTCATCGTGCTTGGCTGATCTGGATCATCAGATTCATCTGTAGCAGATGCATCAGCGTGCAGGATAATGCGTCCGAGCATATGGGCAGCACCGAGGCGACCTGTACTGTCAGCGTCTACGGTTAGCCAGTTGCCGGCATCCCAAAGCGGACCACCAAGTGCGGTACGGCCACTAAGTGAGGGTACATGACCAAGCCAGGAGTACTGTGCGCGGTAATCCACGTCATAGTCTTCGTGGCCATCACCAACCGTATCATTCATGGTCCATTTGCCCCAACCCTGGGCATTGTTCTGGATCCAGCCGGCACTCCGGTTTGGCGCGTAACGGTTCTGCCAGTAGAAGTAAACGCCTTCGAGCGTCTGATCGGGTAGCTCGATGGTAGCATCGTTGTCTGTGTTACCGGTATTGGTAAAGACAAACTCCAGAATGTGGTAGTTGTCATGATGCTCCTGGCTAAACTGGCTGGCCCAGCGTTCCTGCGTGATGCCGAGGACGTTGGCATTACGCGAGTACACGGTCCGGTCAAAGGCCATGGTCGGATCAACTTCTTCGTTTACCACAGGACGGTTAAACGTTTCAAATCCGTCTACTTCAACAATAGGCGGTTCAAAACGGCTAATCATGGTAAACTCTTCTGCAAACACTTCACCAAGGCCCGTAATACGAGGGCCA
Proteins encoded in this region:
- a CDS encoding PorV/PorQ family protein, which produces MKNLVYRSTLLGLMSLFCAVSVMGQAQQIPEEDLEKRAQTGMKFLQMSVDARAAGQGSAVTAVEGYASAMFYNPAGLAKLQSPLSVSLGQTQWFADITYNYGGVAFAPAGGAFGVFGAFVMAVDYGQFLGTIRAENEAGFIDTGNYSPSALSAGFSYAKSLSDRFAVGANIKYVYQDLTESTISATETQGNSQSTVAVDFGVLYNTGFRSLNFAMSARNFSSEVTYEQEAFELPLTFTIGVSMDMLDLTDYNTDMHSFVLSIDAERPRDFYEHLNIGGEYILANTLALRAGYAFPTDEEGINLGVGLQRDLGGLGFSANYSYTDFGILGNINRIGLNLSF